A portion of the Microbulbifer agarilyticus genome contains these proteins:
- a CDS encoding DUF1499 domain-containing protein encodes MLRSGRPRHWSRWLYRIQWILLALIGLAIVAVRVGVLKLDSTYSAFTALGLAMIAVALIAMLVFLWGMVKRNAEARTSALWAMLLAVVPVAVPMMLVGQQNLNMPALYDITTDLKDPPEFDMLISLRREGDNSPDYPGRVAADIQAATPAYADIKPLIVDVPTRTVIEHAEKVARELGWRVIAVQPAKGRLELVGRTPLLGLTQDIVVRVRPHEPEKADESAATEKPSAEQTKQAGATPASAKQGPVRVDVRSASRTGARDLGSNAGSIRLFLGHLQQRLERWAGEQPPVAQ; translated from the coding sequence ATGCTGCGTTCCGGGCGTCCACGTCACTGGAGTCGCTGGTTGTACCGCATCCAGTGGATACTGCTTGCGCTGATTGGCTTGGCGATTGTTGCGGTGCGGGTAGGGGTGCTGAAGCTCGACTCGACGTATTCCGCGTTCACCGCCCTCGGCCTGGCAATGATCGCTGTCGCGCTCATTGCTATGCTGGTGTTCCTGTGGGGTATGGTAAAACGCAATGCAGAGGCGCGGACCTCGGCATTGTGGGCCATGCTGCTGGCGGTGGTCCCCGTAGCCGTACCGATGATGTTGGTGGGCCAGCAGAACCTGAATATGCCGGCTCTCTACGACATTACTACCGACCTGAAAGACCCGCCCGAATTCGACATGCTGATCTCCCTGCGCCGGGAGGGCGATAATAGCCCGGATTACCCCGGGCGAGTCGCTGCCGATATTCAGGCCGCCACCCCCGCCTATGCCGATATCAAACCGCTTATTGTGGATGTGCCAACACGCACCGTAATTGAACATGCAGAGAAGGTTGCGCGCGAGTTGGGCTGGCGGGTGATTGCGGTCCAGCCCGCCAAGGGGCGGCTGGAATTGGTCGGGCGTACCCCGTTGCTTGGTCTGACTCAGGACATCGTGGTTCGAGTCCGCCCTCACGAACCGGAAAAGGCCGACGAGTCAGCCGCGACTGAAAAGCCGTCTGCCGAACAGACGAAACAGGCAGGTGCTACGCCAGCCAGCGCTAAGCAGGGCCCTGTGAGGGTGGATGTACGCTCAGCTTCGCGCACCGGTGCTCGCGATTTGGGTAGCAATGCTGGGAGTATTCGTCTCTTTCTTGGGCACCTGCAGCAGCGATTGGAACGCTGGGCGGGAGAGCAGCCCCCGGTGGCGCAGTAA
- a CDS encoding ABC transporter ATP-binding protein, translated as MTAALSIRDLQKTYDNGFQALKGISFEVQPGDFFALLGPNGAGKSTTIGILCSLVRKTGGSVSIFGIDIDKDFPGAKQQLGVVPQEFNFSQFEKVFDIVCTQGGFYGMPRKLAEERTEKYLRKLGLWDKRFTQARMLSGGMKRRLMIARALIHEPKLLILDEPTAGVDIELRRSMWEFLQEINAQGTTIILTTHYLEEAESLCRNIAIIDKGEIIENTSIKSLIKTLSKEVFILDCLERLSDAPDFGSFNGRLLDEHSLEVTVEKGQSLSELFAHLSAQNVSVTSMRNRANRLEELFVSLLAENKKQEAEMGE; from the coding sequence ATGACTGCCGCACTCTCCATTCGCGATCTTCAGAAAACCTACGATAACGGTTTCCAGGCATTAAAAGGCATCAGCTTTGAGGTGCAGCCGGGCGACTTCTTTGCACTGCTAGGCCCCAACGGGGCGGGCAAGTCCACCACGATTGGCATTCTCTGCTCTCTGGTACGCAAGACCGGTGGCAGCGTGTCCATCTTTGGGATCGACATCGACAAGGATTTCCCGGGCGCCAAGCAGCAGCTGGGCGTGGTGCCGCAGGAATTCAACTTCAGCCAGTTTGAAAAGGTGTTCGACATTGTCTGCACCCAGGGCGGTTTTTACGGTATGCCGCGCAAGCTGGCCGAAGAGCGCACCGAGAAGTACCTGCGCAAACTGGGCCTGTGGGACAAGCGCTTTACCCAGGCGCGGATGCTGTCCGGCGGTATGAAACGCCGCTTGATGATCGCGCGTGCACTGATTCACGAGCCCAAGCTGCTGATTCTGGATGAGCCCACCGCGGGTGTGGACATCGAGCTGCGCCGCTCCATGTGGGAGTTTCTGCAGGAAATCAATGCCCAGGGTACGACTATCATCCTCACCACCCACTATCTGGAAGAGGCCGAGAGTCTCTGTCGCAACATCGCGATTATCGATAAGGGTGAAATTATTGAGAACACCTCAATCAAGTCCCTGATCAAGACCCTGAGTAAGGAAGTCTTTATTTTGGATTGCCTTGAAAGGCTGAGTGACGCGCCGGACTTCGGGTCTTTCAATGGTCGCTTGTTGGATGAGCACAGCCTCGAGGTAACGGTGGAGAAGGGGCAGTCCCTGTCGGAATTGTTCGCCCACCTGAGTGCGCAGAATGTTTCCGTAACCAGTATGCGAAACCGGGCCAACCGCCTTGAGGAGCTGTTTGTTTCCCTGCTGGCGGAAAATAAGAAGCAAGAAGCGGAGATGGGAGAATGA
- a CDS encoding ABC transporter permease, whose product MSVSPQLIWTSFSTIFRREVRRFMRIWPQTLVPPVITMSLYFVIFGSLIGSRIGEMGGYSYMEFVVPGLIMMAVITNSYSNVVSSFYSAKFQRSVEELLVSPTPNWVVMSGYVLGGVARGLIVGFIVTVIALIFTSLTIQHIGLTILIVFMTSVLFALAGFINAIFANSFDDISIIPTFVLTPLTYLGGVFYSIELLSPFWQALSKLNPVLYMVNAFRYGVLGVSDINVAWAFAGVLLFIALLSGWALHLMRHGKRLRH is encoded by the coding sequence ATGAGTGTGAGCCCGCAACTGATCTGGACTTCGTTCTCTACGATTTTCCGCCGCGAGGTACGCCGGTTTATGCGAATCTGGCCGCAGACCCTGGTGCCGCCGGTAATCACCATGTCGCTGTACTTCGTGATTTTTGGCTCGCTGATCGGCAGTCGTATCGGCGAAATGGGTGGCTACTCCTACATGGAGTTCGTGGTCCCCGGCCTGATTATGATGGCGGTAATCACTAACTCGTATTCGAACGTGGTGTCTTCTTTCTATAGTGCGAAATTCCAACGCAGTGTGGAAGAATTGCTGGTGTCGCCCACACCCAATTGGGTGGTGATGTCGGGCTATGTACTGGGCGGTGTTGCGCGCGGATTGATTGTCGGGTTTATCGTGACTGTCATCGCGCTGATTTTTACCTCGCTCACTATTCAGCACATTGGGCTCACGATTTTGATCGTGTTTATGACCTCGGTGCTGTTCGCGTTGGCGGGCTTTATCAATGCGATCTTTGCCAACAGCTTTGACGATATTTCGATTATCCCAACCTTTGTGCTGACGCCGCTGACCTACCTCGGCGGGGTGTTTTACTCCATTGAGCTGCTGTCCCCGTTCTGGCAGGCGCTGTCCAAGCTGAACCCGGTCCTCTATATGGTGAATGCGTTCCGCTACGGTGTGTTGGGTGTCTCCGATATCAATGTGGCTTGGGCGTTTGCCGGTGTGTTGCTGTTTATTGCGCTGCTGTCTGGCTGGGCCCTGCACCTGATGCGTCACGGCAAGCGGCTGCGTCACTAA
- the queF gene encoding NADPH-dependent 7-cyano-7-deazaguanine reductase QueF (Catalyzes the NADPH-dependent reduction of 7-cyano-7-deazaguanine (preQ0) to 7-aminomethyl-7-deazaguanine (preQ1) in queuosine biosynthesis) produces MNREDWQNLPLGQETRYESKYNPGLLHPIPRAVSRKQLGLEGQALPFSGADEWWGFELSWLNPKGVPQVAVARFRFAASSPSMIESKSFKLYLNSLNQSEFASSGAVREVLEKDLSAAAGSDVAVTLFGVDDPALAVHAPQGECLDGLDIETRTYEPDAALLKLKQSGEVVEEILFSHLLRSNCPVTGQPDWATVSIQYRGPALDRAGLLAYIISFREHQDFHEHCVERIYCDLQRLAAFEELTVCARYTRRGGLDINPLRTSSGNIEFPLRYGRQ; encoded by the coding sequence ATGAACCGAGAAGACTGGCAAAACCTCCCGCTGGGCCAGGAAACCCGCTACGAAAGTAAGTACAACCCCGGGTTGTTGCACCCCATCCCACGTGCGGTTTCGCGCAAGCAGTTGGGGCTGGAAGGGCAGGCGCTGCCGTTCAGTGGTGCCGATGAATGGTGGGGGTTTGAGCTGTCGTGGTTGAACCCGAAGGGTGTGCCGCAGGTGGCAGTGGCACGCTTCCGCTTTGCCGCCTCCAGTCCGTCGATGATCGAATCCAAATCGTTCAAGTTGTATCTGAACTCCCTCAACCAGAGTGAGTTCGCGTCTTCCGGTGCAGTGCGTGAGGTTTTGGAGAAAGACCTGAGCGCGGCAGCTGGCAGCGACGTTGCGGTTACCCTGTTTGGCGTGGATGACCCTGCGCTGGCGGTGCATGCGCCACAGGGTGAGTGCCTGGATGGGCTCGATATTGAAACGCGTACCTACGAGCCGGATGCGGCGCTGCTCAAACTGAAGCAGAGCGGTGAGGTCGTCGAAGAAATATTGTTCAGCCACCTGTTACGCAGTAATTGCCCGGTCACCGGTCAGCCTGATTGGGCCACGGTATCGATTCAATACCGCGGGCCGGCACTGGACCGTGCCGGTTTGCTTGCCTACATCATTTCATTCCGTGAGCATCAGGACTTCCACGAACATTGTGTAGAGCGTATCTACTGCGACCTGCAGCGCCTCGCAGCGTTTGAAGAGTTAACCGTTTGCGCGCGCTATACCCGTCGCGGTGGGCTGGATATCAATCCGCTGCGCACATCCTCGGGCAACATCGAATTTCCTCTGCGCTACGGGCGCCAGTAA
- a CDS encoding adenylate/guanylate cyclase domain-containing protein: protein MQNQSEENNGLKSDSRYPLYFRALICFAAAGTLLNSINWSSLLSQSALLPLGMAVLLLLYIPAAYRISQRSTPEKREEFRRWLSFTDALLIGMAMALANFNLLPSLLFLTMVQFHALTQGGGRSWFEHNTALLLGVGVGYLVHRPALVVNADLNISAASLIGVFTYFCCYAFYMHKQISQLRSSNEKLSKEQRIANIASYKLSRYLPKRLWRAVTTGKDKEIVTERKLLTVFFSDIKDFSQLTEEMEAETLTRLLNNYLTEMSRIVAHYGGTIDKFIGDAVMVVFGDDQSKGPKSDALRCVAMALAMRKRVSEMMQEWYNQGISHPLQIRMGINTGYCTVGVFGTADHQTYTVMGTHVNLAARLESAADPGEILVSHETWAMIKQTVMCRDKGHVTVKGFSTPVKVYSVTDLRKNLGGQQSYLEEHAPGFAMHLDLDKVRNYDKEKVLRALKDAQARLKSKVII, encoded by the coding sequence ATGCAGAACCAGTCCGAAGAAAACAACGGCCTAAAATCGGATTCCCGGTATCCGCTGTATTTCCGTGCACTGATCTGCTTCGCGGCGGCGGGCACCCTACTTAACAGTATCAACTGGTCTTCGCTGTTATCACAGTCCGCCCTACTGCCGCTCGGCATGGCGGTGCTGCTGCTGCTCTATATTCCCGCGGCCTACCGAATCTCCCAGCGCTCCACCCCGGAGAAACGCGAAGAGTTTCGCCGCTGGCTGTCGTTTACCGATGCCCTGCTAATCGGTATGGCCATGGCGCTCGCCAACTTCAACCTGCTGCCCAGCTTGCTGTTCCTGACCATGGTGCAGTTCCATGCGCTCACCCAGGGCGGCGGTCGCAGCTGGTTTGAGCACAATACGGCACTACTGCTCGGGGTCGGCGTTGGCTACCTCGTGCACCGCCCTGCCCTGGTTGTGAACGCGGACCTGAATATCAGCGCGGCCAGCCTGATCGGCGTATTTACCTATTTCTGCTGCTATGCGTTTTACATGCACAAGCAGATTTCTCAGTTGCGCAGCAGCAATGAAAAGCTGAGCAAAGAACAGCGCATTGCGAATATTGCCAGCTACAAGCTCTCCCGCTATCTGCCCAAGCGCCTTTGGCGCGCGGTAACCACAGGCAAGGACAAAGAGATTGTCACCGAGCGCAAACTGCTGACGGTGTTCTTTTCCGATATCAAGGATTTCAGTCAGCTCACTGAAGAGATGGAAGCGGAAACGCTCACCCGCCTGCTCAATAACTACCTCACCGAAATGTCGCGCATCGTTGCGCATTACGGCGGCACCATCGATAAATTTATCGGCGATGCGGTGATGGTGGTATTCGGGGATGACCAGAGCAAGGGACCAAAGTCCGACGCGCTGCGCTGCGTGGCGATGGCGCTGGCGATGCGCAAGCGCGTCAGTGAAATGATGCAGGAATGGTACAACCAGGGTATCTCACACCCACTGCAAATTCGCATGGGCATTAATACCGGCTATTGCACTGTAGGTGTGTTCGGCACCGCCGACCACCAAACCTATACGGTGATGGGCACTCACGTGAACCTGGCCGCGCGATTAGAGAGCGCTGCGGATCCGGGCGAAATCCTGGTGAGCCACGAGACCTGGGCAATGATCAAACAAACAGTAATGTGCCGCGACAAGGGGCACGTGACTGTAAAAGGCTTCAGCACCCCAGTGAAGGTCTACTCAGTAACGGACCTGCGCAAGAACCTGGGCGGCCAGCAGAGCTATCTGGAAGAGCACGCACCAGGCTTTGCCATGCACCTGGATTTGGACAAGGTGCGCAACTACGACAAAGAGAAAGTGTTACGCGCTCTCAAAGACGCGCAAGCACGCCTGAAAAGCAAAGTCATTATCTGA
- a CDS encoding nitroreductase family protein yields MDALDALHNRVSVGLLTEPAPDAGQRQSIFRAALRAADHGNLRPWRFLVVEGPARSRLGEIYLEATDNKEALSEAQQERILAMPLRAPLVIVAITQLQEHPKVPFNEQRMSTAGAVQAMLTAAFAENVGAYWRTGVLAENRLVARALDLADNEEISGFIYMGTPVKPPRSAPDLAVEDFFAEWAGE; encoded by the coding sequence ATGGACGCGCTGGACGCATTGCATAACCGGGTTTCGGTTGGCCTACTCACCGAGCCTGCGCCGGATGCGGGTCAACGGCAGAGCATTTTCCGGGCAGCCCTGCGCGCGGCTGACCACGGTAACTTGCGCCCGTGGCGCTTCCTGGTGGTTGAGGGCCCGGCAAGGTCACGTTTAGGCGAGATCTACCTGGAGGCGACCGATAATAAAGAAGCACTAAGCGAGGCCCAACAGGAGCGCATTCTGGCCATGCCACTCCGAGCCCCGCTGGTGATTGTCGCCATTACCCAGTTGCAGGAGCACCCCAAGGTGCCGTTTAACGAGCAGCGGATGTCGACCGCCGGTGCTGTGCAGGCCATGCTGACCGCCGCCTTTGCCGAAAATGTCGGCGCTTACTGGCGAACCGGAGTTCTCGCAGAGAACCGATTGGTCGCTCGCGCCCTCGATTTGGCAGACAACGAAGAGATCAGTGGCTTCATTTATATGGGTACTCCGGTAAAGCCACCGAGATCCGCGCCAGATCTCGCCGTAGAAGACTTCTTTGCCGAGTGGGCTGGCGAATAA
- a CDS encoding PQQ-dependent sugar dehydrogenase, whose translation MLNRIRVWAGLMSLALCSALAVAAPPHDVPVREAINSDAFTITELNTDLQLPWGLSFLPDGRMLVAERGGRLVMLDADGGNLREIAGLPEVYVKGQGGLFEVLPAPDFAQTGEVFVSYAHGTDKANGTRISRATLRDGRLQDLQPIFTVEPFKNTPVHFGGRMAFLPDGTLLLTTGDGFDMREDAQKLDGLLGKVVRINRDGSVPADNPYASSQGAGAKVWTYGHRNPQGLVYDAASDSVIMHEHGPAGGDEVNILQAGKNYGWPVATYGKDYSGAIISPFTEYEGMEPPLMHWTPSIAPAGLAIYRGELFPQWDGDLLVAALAGRHLRLVEMEGGKPIAQQELIADLEERIRDVRVGQDGAIYLLTDSDQGKLLKLQPR comes from the coding sequence GTGCTAAATAGAATCCGTGTATGGGCGGGCCTTATGTCCCTCGCTCTATGTTCCGCCCTCGCAGTGGCTGCCCCCCCGCACGATGTACCGGTGCGAGAGGCGATCAACAGTGATGCCTTTACGATTACCGAGTTGAATACAGACTTGCAGCTGCCCTGGGGGCTGTCTTTCCTGCCCGATGGCCGCATGCTGGTGGCCGAGCGTGGTGGGCGCCTGGTAATGCTGGATGCGGACGGCGGTAACCTGCGTGAGATTGCCGGGCTTCCGGAGGTCTACGTAAAAGGGCAGGGCGGCCTGTTTGAAGTGCTGCCGGCTCCCGACTTTGCGCAAACCGGTGAAGTGTTTGTCTCTTATGCGCACGGCACCGACAAGGCCAACGGCACACGTATTAGTCGGGCTACCCTGCGTGACGGTCGGCTGCAGGATCTGCAGCCGATATTCACTGTCGAACCATTCAAGAATACTCCGGTGCATTTTGGTGGGCGTATGGCCTTCCTGCCCGATGGCACCTTATTGCTGACAACCGGCGACGGTTTCGATATGCGCGAGGATGCGCAAAAGTTGGATGGCCTGCTGGGTAAGGTCGTGCGAATTAATCGCGATGGCAGTGTGCCGGCGGACAACCCCTACGCGAGTAGCCAGGGTGCTGGTGCAAAGGTTTGGACCTATGGCCATCGCAACCCGCAGGGGCTGGTGTACGACGCGGCCAGCGACAGCGTAATAATGCATGAGCATGGTCCTGCCGGAGGCGACGAGGTCAATATCCTGCAGGCGGGCAAAAATTACGGCTGGCCAGTTGCCACCTACGGCAAGGATTACTCGGGTGCAATTATTTCACCGTTTACCGAGTACGAGGGTATGGAGCCGCCTCTGATGCACTGGACTCCGTCCATCGCCCCGGCAGGCCTTGCCATTTACCGCGGCGAGCTGTTTCCGCAGTGGGATGGCGATCTGCTGGTGGCGGCACTGGCTGGTCGCCATTTGCGGCTGGTGGAGATGGAAGGTGGCAAGCCTATTGCACAGCAGGAACTGATTGCGGATCTCGAAGAGCGCATTCGTGATGTACGGGTGGGGCAGGATGGTGCCATTTACCTGTTGACCGATAGCGACCAGGGCAAGTTGCTAAAGCTCCAGCCTCGTTGA
- a CDS encoding metal-dependent hydrolase family protein, translating into MSLKTYLQRSAIVLGLFSTPALAITHISADRMIDVETGKVIEAPVVTVDGNRITAVTANGEVPEGAIRLPGTTLVPGLMDMHVHLTGDAHTHGYRRLAVSSVRSALTGAKNARISLDKGFTTMRNLGAGGYADVALRDAINDGDIPGPRLFVSGPSIGITGGHCDNNLLPVEYDAVGGGVADGPWAVRAKVRENLKYGADLIKLCATGGVMSKGTEPGAQQLALEEMQAAVTEAHNRGTTVAAHAHGTAGIKAAIRAGVDSVEHASFLDKEAIRLAKKHGTVLSMDIYVTEYILSEGEKAGILPESLEKERRVGGKQRESFRYAVEEGVKMVFGSDAAVYPHGQNARQFSRMVTFGMTPLQALQASTINAAELLGKQEDLGSIRVGKLADLVAVSGNPLEDISVMENVQFVMKDGKVFKNTLKNF; encoded by the coding sequence ATGTCACTAAAAACTTACCTTCAGCGCTCTGCCATCGTGCTCGGTTTATTCAGCACCCCAGCGCTGGCGATTACTCACATTAGCGCCGACCGCATGATCGATGTGGAAACCGGCAAGGTTATCGAAGCCCCGGTGGTTACCGTGGACGGCAACCGCATCACGGCGGTGACGGCCAATGGGGAAGTGCCAGAGGGCGCGATTCGCCTGCCAGGCACTACTTTGGTGCCTGGGTTGATGGATATGCACGTACATCTCACGGGAGATGCGCATACCCATGGCTACCGACGTTTGGCGGTATCTTCTGTGCGCTCGGCGCTTACCGGGGCCAAGAATGCGCGTATCTCGCTGGACAAAGGTTTTACCACCATGCGCAACCTGGGTGCGGGTGGCTATGCGGATGTGGCACTGCGGGATGCGATTAATGATGGCGATATTCCGGGGCCGCGTCTGTTCGTTTCCGGCCCATCGATCGGCATTACCGGTGGTCACTGCGATAACAACCTGCTTCCGGTGGAATACGATGCGGTTGGCGGCGGTGTTGCCGATGGTCCCTGGGCGGTTCGTGCCAAGGTGCGTGAAAACCTGAAGTACGGAGCGGACCTGATCAAGCTCTGCGCCACCGGTGGCGTCATGTCCAAGGGCACCGAGCCGGGCGCCCAGCAGCTGGCACTTGAAGAAATGCAGGCGGCGGTGACCGAGGCGCACAACCGCGGCACTACCGTGGCGGCACATGCGCACGGCACTGCCGGTATTAAGGCTGCTATTCGTGCGGGTGTGGATTCGGTAGAGCACGCCAGCTTTCTGGATAAAGAAGCGATCCGCTTGGCGAAAAAGCACGGCACCGTATTGTCCATGGATATATACGTAACCGAGTACATTCTGTCCGAGGGCGAGAAGGCGGGTATTCTGCCGGAGAGCCTGGAGAAGGAGCGTCGTGTTGGTGGCAAGCAACGCGAGAGCTTCCGCTACGCGGTGGAAGAGGGCGTGAAAATGGTATTCGGCTCCGATGCAGCGGTATATCCGCACGGCCAGAATGCGCGCCAGTTCTCCCGTATGGTGACCTTCGGTATGACGCCGCTGCAGGCCTTACAGGCTTCTACCATCAATGCGGCTGAACTGCTTGGTAAACAGGAAGACTTGGGCAGTATCCGCGTGGGTAAGCTTGCGGACTTGGTCGCGGTATCGGGTAACCCGCTGGAAGATATTTCCGTAATGGAAAACGTGCAGTTTGTGATGAAGGATGGCAAAGTATTTAAAAATACACTGAAGAACTTCTAA
- a CDS encoding sulfatase-like hydrolase/transferase, with amino-acid sequence MSMLLPLPALADDVVHDAEYYVLKLQHGEKWKQEDQELEQKLQQLRQKYGQPPNIVYLLWDDTAFGAVGFPALQKNFGYTTPNINKLAAEGINFTRMYSEPSCTPTRAAFLTGRHPVRHGMGVVGMPHEFSGMREEEVTIAEVLSKNGYATAFFGKAHLGDIEESYLHNQGFDEALFTPMNQITSLYNPQANAVNAVLGFAPEIYPPDPYRLDTPGLIPEGWVMNIEGKKGEQGKEWCGTSNECFAKFDPEAERRTIDFIRRNAEAKKPFFVAYWPNFLNFLAVYNPKNSVAGLMVADAFPAVDDFVGQLMEELKTLGIAENTLFIAMADNGPMVHSPPTGWGMLPMLYRGGKGDFTEGGVRVPAFAWWPGMIEQGQTVGDIIHVTDLYTTFARLGGAKDNIPTDRVVDGLDQTALLLKGDTHSRRDYVFIYAGHELGATVKGRYKRHWIGAGDVAASGMPEAYFDLYMDPREENPQLTPLIHTQGQFNRMVARHELMKKKYPDVPNAKGIPYTGLANARPETKAIAERVKQVTEELPFSVESYLEFYLPGSDKVGDWGH; translated from the coding sequence ATGAGTATGCTCTTGCCGCTCCCCGCACTCGCCGACGACGTCGTACACGACGCCGAGTACTACGTGCTGAAGCTACAACACGGCGAGAAGTGGAAACAGGAAGATCAGGAACTGGAGCAAAAACTGCAGCAGTTACGACAAAAATATGGGCAACCGCCCAATATCGTTTACCTACTGTGGGACGACACCGCATTTGGCGCCGTGGGCTTCCCTGCCCTGCAAAAGAACTTCGGCTACACCACGCCAAACATCAACAAATTGGCTGCCGAGGGTATCAATTTCACGCGCATGTACAGCGAGCCCTCCTGTACACCCACGCGCGCCGCCTTCCTCACCGGACGGCACCCGGTACGCCACGGTATGGGAGTTGTCGGTATGCCCCATGAGTTTTCCGGCATGCGCGAGGAAGAAGTCACCATCGCCGAGGTACTGTCCAAAAACGGCTACGCCACCGCATTCTTCGGCAAAGCGCACCTTGGGGACATTGAAGAAAGCTATCTGCACAACCAGGGTTTTGATGAAGCGCTGTTTACCCCCATGAACCAAATCACCTCCCTGTATAACCCGCAGGCCAACGCGGTAAATGCAGTACTGGGATTCGCCCCTGAGATCTACCCGCCCGACCCCTATCGCCTGGACACCCCCGGACTAATTCCCGAGGGCTGGGTAATGAATATTGAGGGTAAAAAAGGAGAACAAGGTAAAGAGTGGTGCGGTACATCCAACGAATGTTTTGCCAAGTTTGACCCGGAGGCAGAGCGTCGCACCATCGACTTTATTCGGCGCAATGCAGAAGCGAAAAAACCCTTTTTCGTGGCCTACTGGCCCAACTTTCTCAACTTCCTCGCCGTCTACAATCCCAAAAATTCCGTTGCTGGCCTGATGGTCGCCGACGCCTTTCCCGCAGTAGACGATTTCGTTGGCCAGCTGATGGAAGAGCTCAAAACACTGGGCATTGCAGAAAACACCCTGTTTATCGCCATGGCGGATAACGGCCCGATGGTGCACAGCCCACCTACGGGCTGGGGCATGCTGCCGATGCTGTATCGCGGCGGCAAGGGTGACTTCACAGAAGGGGGCGTGCGAGTGCCGGCATTTGCCTGGTGGCCCGGGATGATTGAGCAGGGGCAAACGGTCGGCGACATCATTCACGTCACCGACCTCTACACCACCTTTGCCCGCCTTGGCGGCGCCAAGGACAATATCCCAACCGACCGCGTGGTGGATGGTCTCGACCAAACCGCCCTACTGCTCAAGGGCGACACACATAGCCGGCGAGACTATGTATTTATCTACGCGGGGCACGAACTCGGTGCCACAGTAAAGGGCCGCTATAAGCGCCACTGGATCGGTGCCGGTGATGTGGCCGCATCCGGTATGCCCGAGGCCTATTTCGACCTGTACATGGACCCCCGGGAAGAAAATCCGCAGCTGACCCCACTAATTCATACCCAGGGTCAGTTTAACCGGATGGTTGCCCGACACGAACTGATGAAGAAGAAATACCCGGATGTGCCGAACGCCAAAGGCATCCCCTACACCGGACTCGCCAATGCGCGCCCGGAAACCAAAGCGATCGCCGAGCGGGTCAAGCAAGTGACCGAAGAACTACCTTTTTCGGTAGAAAGTTATCTCGAATTCTATTTGCCCGGATCAGACAAGGTAGGTGATTGGGGGCACTGA